A window of Halopelagius inordinatus genomic DNA:
TTGCTCCGTTGCTCCACCTTGTTCAGGTGGCTGAAATCCATGATGGATTCTCGTGAAAATAGTGTCTAAGCACGCGCCCAACACCACAGAAATCGGAATATAGAGGACGTGAGTTGGTGTCCTATGTAAATGGATCTCCGCTGCTTTAGGCCGTTCCAATCGGCTAACGTGTGTCGAACGAGTCGATCACGTCGCTCGTCGAATACGTCTCGACGAGAGGCTGTTCGTCGAAATCAGTAACGTCGCTCCAGACTGCCGCGTCCTCTGCCAGGGCGCACGCGACATAGAGCACGTCGCCGGGGTCTGTGTCACCGATCGCTGCTTCGGCCTCTTCGATGTGCGGATAGAACTCCTGGACGGGAACGACCTCGATGTACTGAAACAGGAGGTCGATAAACTGGGCGACTCGCTCCGGACTCATGCCGGACTTCTCGACGATCAACTCTGTGTAGTTCCCAATCTCGTCGTAGACGAATTCGGGTGTCAGGAGGTCGGGTTCAAGTGTGACGATGAGTTCACGGGTTTTCGAGTCAGCGATGAGTGCGGAGATGACGACGTTGGCATCGACGACCAACTTCATTCGTCGAGGCTACTCCGACTCCTCTTCGACGCGTTCGCGTGCGCTCCCGTTGATTTTATCGGCGATCTCCGCGACATCGCTCTCGGTGAGTTCGCTTCCGGACGTGAGTTCGTCCATCACGTCGAGCGTCTCGATTTTCTCCTGAATAGCCTGTCGGGTGACCTCGCTCCAGTTGATCTCTGGATGTTGCTCCATTCGGTCTTTGAGATCGTCATCAACGTTGACGGTGATACTGGGCATACAGGAAACTATGCGTACACAGGATGTTGTGTCTTTGGGTTGGGACACAGTAAGAACTGACCGCTAGATTCGCGGTGTTCCTCTTATCCGGACTGAGCGGGGCGTTATTGGAACGTATTCGATACGGGTGAGTATCCGGTCTTCCGGCTGCTCACCGACTCTCTCTTTGCTCCACCTTGTTCAGCTCGATGAGCAGCCGGAAGACGGCTTTCACCAGGTTCGAGTCCACGTCGAACCGTTCGGCGTTCTGACCGGCGCGTCGCATCACCTGTTCTTCCTGCCCCTCGTCGGTCGTCGGCAGGTCCCGTTCGTCTTTCACCTGTGCGACGGTCTCTGCGACGTAGGTCCGTCGGGCGATGAGTTCGACGATTTCGCGGTCGATATCCTCTATCTCCGCTCGCAGTTCGTCGAGCGTCATCTCGTCGGGTCGCCGTTCGTCGGTGTCTGGAGTGTCTCGTGTCATAGTGTGTGTGCTCCGTCGGTCCGCGTCGTCGTCAGTCGCGTCCGGCCGTCGCGTCGGTCCCACAGGTCCCGCACCCGTTCGAGGTCGGTCCGGTCGCCCACGTCGCCAGAACGCTCCGCGTTCTGGCTGGCGGACGAGACGCAACGCGTCTCGTCAACGTCGCCAGACTGCCTCTGGCGGGCCGCAGAGCTCTGCTCTGCGACGGCGACGACGCTCGGTCCGGTCCCGGACAGAGAGACGCCGGTGGCGTGCGGCATCGCCTCGACTGCGGGGTCCGCGGGGAATCCGAGGGCGGCGGAGAACGCCAGCCCGTTCACCGTCATCGCCTCGGCGTACCGGCCGTCGAGTGCGAGGTCGGCCACCAACTCCGCCATCGGCGCGACGTTCGCACAGCGTTCGACGTCGGCGTCGGCGCTGTAGGCGCGTTCTTCGGGCGTCCAGACGAGAACGTCCCACTCCACCTCGTCGCGGGCGAGGAGTTCGTCGTCTCCGTTGTCGGTCACGGTGACGCCGCCGAGCATCGACGCGGAGGCGTCGTCGAACGCTCCGGTGACGGCGACGCCGGTTTCGCGGGCGGCGCGCACGCCGAGTCGGCAGGCCTCCTCTCTGTCGGGGTCGACGCCGAGGGCGGCGGCGGTTGCTAACACCGACGCGTTCGCGGCGGCGCTGGAACTCTTCAACCCCGCGGCCATCGGTACGTCGCTCTCCGTGCGGACGAATCCGCCGTAGTCCTCGCCGTCGCCGTAGCGTTCGACGGCGAGTTCGACGCATCGCTCTATCAGGCGCGTGTCCGCGGCGGCGTCTTCGGCCACCTCGCCGGTGACGGCGTTGGAGTCGTCGAGTTCCACCGTCGCCGTCGTCTCGGCGTCGATGGCGAAGGCGGACCCGACGCCCGTCGCGAGGGCGTTCAGCACCGTCCCGGCACCGAGGGCTACTGCGCGGCCGTGCATACCAGTAGGGGCGCGAGCGAACGGAAAGGTGTAGCGGTGGGCGCGGATTTGGCCGTCTCCGCGGGAGCGACTCCGCCGTCCGACCGACCGGACGCGTGCCATCGCGCACCTTTTCACCGGCCCGCGCCAACGCGGGAGTATGAGCGCGCGCAACGACGTTGCACCGAGTACGCTCGGCGTCGAACTCCTCGAACACGGGGTGCAGGTCGAGTACACGGACGGCCGGACGACGCTCTACCGAGGCGTCCCCGAGAAAGTCGAGGGGACCCTCACGACGGGGCCCGGAAAACAGACGCACATTCTCGTCACCGACCCGACGGAGACGGAGGGCGTGATGGTGTACGTGAACGACCTCAAGACGCACGACGACATCCTCGAATCGACGGGCGTCGGGCGCGTCATCTTAGAGCAAGGCGACGAAGAGGAGATATTCCCCGGCGTCACGGCCCGCCGCGTCGGCGGGATGCGGACCGAGGTGGAGGCCGACCCCGAGGAGGCGCGCGGGCGCGTCTTCGCGTTCGCCGAAGACGACTGGGGCGAAGAGTCCTACGAGTTCGTCACGGAGGAGTGATGTCGCTCCGAAAGCGCTGGCGACCGCTGACGCGTTCGACCGTCGGAGAGACGCCGGACGCGTACGGCGTCGTCGAGTTCGGCGACGAAGACGGTGCGGTAATCGAAGCGACTGCGGGACTCCTCCCCGACGTTCTCAGAGAGGAACTCTCCTACGGCGACGCCGCGAAAGTCCGCTGGAAGCGCGCGCAGTCGAAGTCGCACGCGGACCGTCTGCTCGACGACCTGTAACGCTCGCGGCGGGGGTCCGGTCGGCGTTCGGCGCAGTCTCCGCGAGGCGACGGCGCTACTGGAGGTACGAGGGACTGTCCGTGTCGCAGTTGCCCTCGTGTTGCTCTGCTTCCTCCTCTGAGTCGAACAGCAACCCGCAACCCTCACACTGGTACCACGTCATGTTGTCGCGTTCGGTCGTAGATACCATACCGACTGTTGGCTATCACCCCATAAAAATTCGTCCAGAAAGTCGGTCGAGCGGATAGGTTCTGCGAATTTCTCGCCTCGGTCGCTCTCCCGCGGAAGGATAAAGAAAGGCCCCACCCAAGGGTCGGTATGACCGACGAGGAGGGTCTCACTCTGACCGTCCGCGGCGCGGAGAAACGGGACGCCGGGCGGGGAATCGCTCGGCTTCCGGAAGCGACGCGGCGGACACTCGGCGTTCTCAGCGGCGACACCGTCGTCGTGGAGGGAACGCGAGAGACGGTGGCGAAGGTGTGGCCCGCGGGGGCCGGTGTCCCCGAGGGCGTCGTCCTCATCGACGCCGACACGCGCGCGAACGCGGGAGCGAAGATAGACGAGTCCGTTCGCGTCTCGAAGGTGGACGTAGACGACGCTCGTTCCGTCACGCTGGCGATGCCGGACGGCGTCGCCTTCGAGAACGAAGAGCGGGCGGTGGACCTGATAAAGACCAGCCTGCAGGACCGACCGATACAGGCGGGCGGACAGATTCACTTCGAACGGCTCAGCGACGACCCGTTCGTCGTCAGCGAGACGAACCCCGACGGGATGGTCCGAATCACCCAGTCCACGAGGCTCGAACTCGTCAGGCGCGGACGCGTCGAACGCGTCGTCGCCTCCGTCGGCCCCACGGCGGAGCAAGAGGACAACTCGACGGGCGTCACCTACGAGGACATCGGCGGGTTAGACGAGGAACTCGACTTGGTGCGAGAGATGATAGAACTCCCCCTCTCGGAACCGGAGGTGTTCGCCCACCTCGGCATCGACCCCCCGAAGGGCGTCCTCCTCCACGGGCCGCCGGGGACGGGCAAGACCCTCATCGCGAAAGCCGTCGCGAACGAGGTGGACGCCACCTTCCTGACCATCTCGGGACCCGAGATAATGTCGAAGTACAAAGGCGAGTCCGAGGAGAAACTCCGCGAACGGTTCGAGGAGGCCAGAGAGAACGCCCCGGCCATCGTCTTCTTCGACGAGATAGACTCCATCGCGGGGAAACGAGAGGACGGCGGCGACGTCGAGAACCGCATCGTCGGCCAACTGCTCTCTCTGATGGACGGGTTGGACGCCCGCGGCGACGTCATAGTCATCGGCGCGACGAACCGCGTCGATACGCTCGACCCGGCCCTCCGCCGCGGGGGACGGTTCGACCGCGAGATAGAGATCGGCGTGCCGAACGAACGCGGCCGCCGCGAGATTCTCGACGTCCACACCCGCCGGATGCCCCTCGCGGAGGACGTCGATTTAGAACGCCTCGCCGCGCGGACCCACGGGTTCGTCGGCGCCGATCTCGAATCGCTCGGGAAGGAGGCGGCGATGACGGCGCTCAGACGCTCTCGGCGCGCGAAGACGGGCGGAGAGAGGAAGTCTCTGACCGAGTTGCAGGTCACCGCCGCAGACTTCGAGTCGGCGATGGCGGCGGTCGAACCCTCCGCGATGCGGGAGTTCGTCGCCGAGTCGCCGACGACGACGTTCGACGAAGTCGGCGGCTTAGAGGAGGCGAAGGGAACGCTCGAACGCGCCGTGACGTGGCCGCTGACGTACGCGCCCCTGTTCGAGGCGGCCAACACGGACGCGCCCTCCGGCGTCTTGCTCCACGGGCCGCCGGGGACGGGCAAGACGCTCTTGGCCCGCGCCATCGCGGGCGAAAGCGGCGTCAACTTCATCCACGTCCGCGGCCCGGAACTTCTCGACCGCTACGTCGGCGAATCCGAGAAGTCGGTCCGCGAGGTGTTCGAACGGGCGCGACAGGCGGCCCCGGCCATCGTCTTCTTCGACGAGATAGACGCCATCGCGACGAACCGCGACTCGATGGGCGGCGACTCCGGCGTCACCGAACGCGTCGTCTCGCAACTCCTGACGGAACTGGACCGACTGGCGGACAACCCGAACCTCGTCGTCCTCGCGGCGACGAACCGAAAGGACGCGCTCGACCCTGCGCTCCTCAGACCGGGCCGCCTCGAATCGCACGTCGAAGTTCCCGCGCCCGACGCGGACGCCCGGCGGGCCATCCTCGACGTCCACGTCCGCGGCAAACCGCTGGCGGACGATATCGACCTCGACGCGTTGGCGTCGCGGATGGAGGGCTACTCCGGGGCGGACGTGGCCGCGGTCTGTCGCGAGGCGGCGATGCGCGCGATAGAGGAGGTGGCCTCGGCGTACGAGGGCGAGGCGGCGAACGACCACGCGGCGGAGATACTGGTTCGACCGGAACATTTCGACGCCGCCCTCGACTCCGTTCTCCCGTCCGGCGCGGACGCGTAGACGGCGGCGGGCGACGCCGCTCTCGTTTCGGCGTCAGTCGTCGTTCGGCGGCGGGTCCGAGCCGATAGATTCGGCGGCGGTGACGTACGGCGTCACCGGTTGACCGTGGATCAACTCGCTGAACACCAGCCGAACGACCTGCACCGAGAGAACGACGATGAACGGGCCGAGAAACAGGCCGTACCAGCCGAACAGCATCGGCCCGCCGATGTATCCGAACAGGACGAGTCCGGTGTGCGTGCTCCGAGCGGCCAGTTTCGGGAGGACGAACGTGAGGGGAACGAAGTCCAAAAGGAGGAACGCGACGACCAAGAGCGCGAGCGGATAGACGAGAAGCGACCCGTCCGCCTGGAGGGCCGAAACGGAGAGGTAGCCGACCAACGGCAGGTAGACCACTTTCCCGACGACCAGCGGAATCAGACTCGCCATCCCCGTCGCGATAGCGACGGCGGTGGGAATCGGCACCGCGACGGCCTGCGGCGCGAGGAAGTTGTAGCCGTGGTAGACGAAGAGAGCGACGACGGCGACGACGAACACGAGAAGCGTCGTGCTGAAGTAGACGGTTTCGAGGTCGGTGTCCACGGCCGAGACGTAGGCGTACCCCGCAGAGCCTCTCTCGGCCACCTCCGAGCGGAACCACCCGGAGATGTCTCGCTCCTCGCGGAGGAGGTAGAAGGCGATGAGAAGCGCAAAGAACGTGTGCATCACCGCCGTCGTCGCCGCGCCGAGCACCCCGAGAACGGCCGTGGCCGCCGACCCGGCCCGCCCCCCGCCGTCCGAGTCTCGAAACGCCGACCGAACCGTCTCGACCGGACTCGACTGCAACGCCTCCACGTTCACGTACGGTTGTAGGATCTGTTGGTACTGCTCTGCGAACGTGCTGAGTTCGCTGAGACCCATCGCGGCGAGGTACGCGACGAACGCGAGGACCGGAACCGCGAGGAGAAACACCGTCGCGGAGGCGGCGTGTTCGTCCGACCCGACGTGGGGTCGAACGCGGTGGTACACCGGTCGAGTACCGTAGTAAACGAAGATAGCGAGCACCACGGTTCCGACGAACCGGTAGGTGGCGAAGACGAGAAACGAAGCGAGAACGGCGGTCAGTCCCCACCACGCGATGCGCGAACGCTCGGACGGTAGACGCGTCATGGCGTCCGCTACAGTCGGCGGTGCGAAAAGCGTGGTTGCGTGACGACACGAACCCGCGTCCGTAGTCGGGCGTC
This region includes:
- a CDS encoding DUF7508 domain-containing protein, whose amino-acid sequence is MSLRKRWRPLTRSTVGETPDAYGVVEFGDEDGAVIEATAGLLPDVLREELSYGDAAKVRWKRAQSKSHADRLLDDL
- a CDS encoding DUF7128 family protein: MVSTTERDNMTWYQCEGCGLLFDSEEEAEQHEGNCDTDSPSYLQ
- a CDS encoding chorismate mutase, which gives rise to MTRDTPDTDERRPDEMTLDELRAEIEDIDREIVELIARRTYVAETVAQVKDERDLPTTDEGQEEQVMRRAGQNAERFDVDSNLVKAVFRLLIELNKVEQRESR
- a CDS encoding DUF5796 family protein, with the translated sequence MSARNDVAPSTLGVELLEHGVQVEYTDGRTTLYRGVPEKVEGTLTTGPGKQTHILVTDPTETEGVMVYVNDLKTHDDILESTGVGRVILEQGDEEEIFPGVTARRVGGMRTEVEADPEEARGRVFAFAEDDWGEESYEFVTEE
- a CDS encoding CDC48 family AAA ATPase is translated as MTDEEGLTLTVRGAEKRDAGRGIARLPEATRRTLGVLSGDTVVVEGTRETVAKVWPAGAGVPEGVVLIDADTRANAGAKIDESVRVSKVDVDDARSVTLAMPDGVAFENEERAVDLIKTSLQDRPIQAGGQIHFERLSDDPFVVSETNPDGMVRITQSTRLELVRRGRVERVVASVGPTAEQEDNSTGVTYEDIGGLDEELDLVREMIELPLSEPEVFAHLGIDPPKGVLLHGPPGTGKTLIAKAVANEVDATFLTISGPEIMSKYKGESEEKLRERFEEARENAPAIVFFDEIDSIAGKREDGGDVENRIVGQLLSLMDGLDARGDVIVIGATNRVDTLDPALRRGGRFDREIEIGVPNERGRREILDVHTRRMPLAEDVDLERLAARTHGFVGADLESLGKEAAMTALRRSRRAKTGGERKSLTELQVTAADFESAMAAVEPSAMREFVAESPTTTFDEVGGLEEAKGTLERAVTWPLTYAPLFEAANTDAPSGVLLHGPPGTGKTLLARAIAGESGVNFIHVRGPELLDRYVGESEKSVREVFERARQAAPAIVFFDEIDAIATNRDSMGGDSGVTERVVSQLLTELDRLADNPNLVVLAATNRKDALDPALLRPGRLESHVEVPAPDADARRAILDVHVRGKPLADDIDLDALASRMEGYSGADVAAVCREAAMRAIEEVASAYEGEAANDHAAEILVRPEHFDAALDSVLPSGADA
- a CDS encoding AI-2E family transporter; the encoded protein is MTRLPSERSRIAWWGLTAVLASFLVFATYRFVGTVVLAIFVYYGTRPVYHRVRPHVGSDEHAASATVFLLAVPVLAFVAYLAAMGLSELSTFAEQYQQILQPYVNVEALQSSPVETVRSAFRDSDGGGRAGSAATAVLGVLGAATTAVMHTFFALLIAFYLLREERDISGWFRSEVAERGSAGYAYVSAVDTDLETVYFSTTLLVFVVAVVALFVYHGYNFLAPQAVAVPIPTAVAIATGMASLIPLVVGKVVYLPLVGYLSVSALQADGSLLVYPLALLVVAFLLLDFVPLTFVLPKLAARSTHTGLVLFGYIGGPMLFGWYGLFLGPFIVVLSVQVVRLVFSELIHGQPVTPYVTAAESIGSDPPPNDD
- a CDS encoding shikimate kinase — encoded protein: MHGRAVALGAGTVLNALATGVGSAFAIDAETTATVELDDSNAVTGEVAEDAAADTRLIERCVELAVERYGDGEDYGGFVRTESDVPMAAGLKSSSAAANASVLATAAALGVDPDREEACRLGVRAARETGVAVTGAFDDASASMLGGVTVTDNGDDELLARDEVEWDVLVWTPEERAYSADADVERCANVAPMAELVADLALDGRYAEAMTVNGLAFSAALGFPADPAVEAMPHATGVSLSGTGPSVVAVAEQSSAARQRQSGDVDETRCVSSASQNAERSGDVGDRTDLERVRDLWDRRDGRTRLTTTRTDGAHTL
- a CDS encoding PIN domain-containing protein, yielding MKLVVDANVVISALIADSKTRELIVTLEPDLLTPEFVYDEIGNYTELIVEKSGMSPERVAQFIDLLFQYIEVVPVQEFYPHIEEAEAAIGDTDPGDVLYVACALAEDAAVWSDVTDFDEQPLVETYSTSDVIDSFDTR